The following proteins come from a genomic window of Acinetobacter baumannii:
- a CDS encoding PA4642 family protein produces MALSQPATFNEEWSDERVFAYLNQLPPNGVNADFHVLYHAFKHMRPNDYERLLTKFVADGRDINATNPEGERIHDVIAKFPRQSAPFLEVLAKFA; encoded by the coding sequence ATGGCATTATCACAGCCAGCAACTTTCAATGAAGAATGGTCCGATGAGCGTGTTTTTGCCTACCTCAACCAACTTCCTCCAAATGGTGTGAACGCAGACTTCCATGTGCTCTACCATGCTTTCAAACATATGCGTCCAAATGACTATGAACGTCTTTTAACTAAATTTGTCGCAGATGGACGAGATATTAATGCGACTAATCCGGAAGGCGAACGCATCCATGACGTGATTGCTAAATTCCCACGTCAATCAGCGCCGTTTTTAGAAGTTTTAGCAAAGTTTGCTTAA
- the minE gene encoding cell division topological specificity factor MinE — MAGFWSKLFSSEEKPSSAQTAKDRLKVIVASEQGLGRRLSQDKIDQMKKEIMQVVSRYVSGVGEQHIQMQVRSEANIEMLEMNINLPEER; from the coding sequence ATGGCAGGATTCTGGAGTAAATTATTTAGCAGTGAAGAAAAACCATCAAGTGCTCAAACTGCCAAAGATCGTTTAAAAGTCATTGTTGCATCAGAACAAGGTTTAGGCCGTCGTTTAAGCCAAGACAAGATTGACCAAATGAAGAAAGAAATTATGCAGGTGGTCAGTCGTTATGTTAGCGGTGTAGGCGAACAGCATATCCAAATGCAAGTTCGTTCTGAAGCAAACATCGAAATGTTAGAAATGAATATCAATTTACCTGAAGAACGATAA
- the minD gene encoding septum site-determining protein MinD has product MAKIVVVTSGKGGVGKTTTSASFATGLALRGHKTVVIDFDVGLRNLDLIMGCERRVVYDFVNVINNEARLQQALIRDKDIENLYILPASQTRDKDALSDEGVARVIDELSQEFDYIICDSPAGIERGAILAMYHADEAIIVTNPEISSVRDSDRIIGMLDSKTKKVEHNEGRIRKHLCITRFNPERADRQEMLTIDDISKDILRVPTLGVIPECPSVLQASNEGKPVILYSETKAGQAYDDLVARFLGEDRPYRHITAQPKGWLARLFGA; this is encoded by the coding sequence GTGGCCAAAATTGTTGTCGTAACATCAGGCAAAGGTGGTGTAGGTAAAACTACAACGAGTGCATCTTTTGCAACAGGTTTAGCCCTTCGTGGTCATAAAACTGTTGTGATTGACTTTGATGTAGGCTTACGTAACCTTGATTTAATTATGGGTTGTGAGCGTCGTGTTGTTTATGATTTCGTCAATGTAATTAATAATGAAGCACGTCTGCAACAAGCCCTTATTCGCGATAAAGATATCGAAAACCTTTACATTTTGCCGGCTTCCCAAACCCGTGATAAAGATGCTTTGAGCGACGAAGGTGTTGCTCGTGTAATTGATGAGCTTTCTCAAGAATTTGATTACATTATTTGTGACTCACCTGCGGGGATCGAGCGTGGTGCAATTTTAGCAATGTACCATGCAGATGAAGCAATCATTGTGACAAACCCTGAAATTTCTTCAGTACGTGACTCTGACCGCATCATCGGAATGTTAGATAGCAAAACTAAAAAAGTTGAACATAACGAAGGACGTATACGTAAACATTTATGTATTACACGTTTTAACCCTGAACGTGCTGACCGTCAGGAAATGCTGACGATTGATGATATTTCTAAAGATATTTTACGCGTACCGACATTAGGTGTTATTCCTGAATGTCCAAGTGTATTACAAGCATCAAACGAAGGTAAGCCAGTTATTCTGTATTCAGAAACTAAAGCTGGACAAGCGTATGATGACTTGGTTGCTCGCTTTCTTGGCGAAGACCGCCCTTATCGACACATCACAGCTCAACCTAAAGGCTGGTTAGCACGACTATTTGGAGCGTAG
- the minC gene encoding septum site-determining protein MinC, which produces MADIRITGRMVNFSRITFDTNDHDVIRQQLSNILNEGSYQGTVVIIDSTVEQELIALIQLLVSMGLQPMAVIDGILGDEARAIQFPVLPADQPLQRIKPTAEQVAIVEKPSSAQASVETKKPLNNNAVAHITSYHDEILRTGQSLVQDQGDIILKAGMNSGSEVIASGNIHIYGTVRGRVIAGAGGHAAARIFCQSLEAELVSIAGTYCVADDIPKHVVKKPVHIYLNEKQELEFEALEL; this is translated from the coding sequence ATGGCTGATATCCGGATTACCGGCAGAATGGTTAACTTTAGCAGGATAACCTTCGATACGAATGATCATGATGTGATCCGCCAGCAATTATCAAATATATTAAATGAAGGTTCCTATCAGGGAACTGTCGTTATTATAGATAGTACTGTTGAACAAGAGCTTATTGCTTTAATTCAGCTGTTAGTCAGCATGGGCTTACAGCCTATGGCTGTCATTGACGGTATTTTAGGCGACGAAGCACGCGCCATTCAGTTCCCTGTATTACCGGCAGATCAACCATTACAACGTATTAAACCAACTGCAGAGCAAGTTGCAATTGTAGAGAAGCCTAGCTCTGCACAAGCTTCAGTAGAAACAAAAAAACCACTAAATAATAATGCAGTTGCCCATATTACCTCTTATCATGATGAAATTTTGCGTACAGGCCAATCTCTTGTACAAGACCAAGGCGATATTATTTTAAAAGCTGGCATGAATAGTGGTTCCGAAGTGATTGCTTCAGGAAATATACATATTTATGGCACGGTTCGTGGTAGAGTCATTGCTGGTGCGGGTGGGCACGCTGCTGCACGCATTTTTTGCCAATCTTTAGAGGCTGAACTCGTTTCCATTGCCGGAACATATTGTGTCGCAGATGATATCCCTAAACATGTGGTAAAAAAGCCAGTACATATTTATTTAAATGAAAAGCAAGAGCTTGAATTTGAAGCTCTAGAACTTTAG
- a CDS encoding acyltransferase, translating into MSTAPNKQSALKKITRGLTVGTVITGSTFFHGPPVLALGLTKLFKKSSKIDETNIQITNSWLGVNNWLIDHVLPNLKWDISIDEGLDLNMQGRYLMTCNHQSWVDTTVNQYFGLTRMPLTRFFTKWELIFIPFVGQAFKILGFPMMKRHTKEQIAKNPELKDRDMMEARKACEQLLSQPFTLLNYLEGTRFTQEKHDQQKSPYKHLLKPKAGGLALALNILGDKIDALVDMTIVYPDGVPGYGDFWLGDVSKIAVNLRKIEIPDWVLGGNYEDDQVYRERFQQWVHELWTEKDQLIEKMKAQYATTNL; encoded by the coding sequence ATGTCAACTGCACCCAATAAGCAATCTGCGCTAAAAAAAATTACACGTGGACTCACTGTAGGTACAGTCATCACAGGTAGCACTTTTTTTCATGGACCACCTGTCTTAGCTTTAGGTTTAACAAAGCTATTTAAAAAGTCTTCAAAAATTGATGAAACCAATATTCAAATTACTAATAGCTGGCTTGGTGTCAATAATTGGCTCATTGATCATGTTTTACCTAATTTAAAATGGGACATTAGCATTGACGAAGGCCTTGATCTGAATATGCAAGGCCGTTATTTAATGACTTGTAACCATCAAAGTTGGGTTGATACCACGGTAAACCAATATTTCGGATTAACCCGTATGCCGCTTACCCGCTTTTTTACCAAGTGGGAGCTCATCTTTATTCCTTTCGTGGGTCAAGCTTTTAAAATCTTAGGCTTCCCAATGATGAAGCGTCATACAAAAGAGCAAATCGCGAAAAACCCTGAACTCAAAGACCGCGATATGATGGAAGCACGTAAAGCGTGTGAACAGCTCTTAAGTCAACCTTTTACATTATTAAATTATTTGGAAGGGACTCGTTTTACTCAGGAAAAACACGACCAACAAAAATCACCATATAAACATTTATTAAAACCTAAAGCAGGTGGTTTGGCTCTGGCGTTAAATATTTTGGGCGACAAAATTGATGCTTTAGTTGATATGACCATTGTCTACCCTGATGGCGTACCAGGTTATGGCGATTTCTGGCTAGGTGACGTTTCAAAAATTGCGGTCAATCTTCGAAAAATTGAAATACCAGACTGGGTTCTCGGGGGTAATTATGAAGATGACCAAGTTTACCGTGAACGTTTTCAACAATGGGTACATGAACTCTGGACTGAAAAAGATCAGCTCATCGAGAAAATGAAAGCTCAATACGCGACTACGAATCTTTAA
- a CDS encoding OmpA family protein has protein sequence MRALVISTVVGAAVVLSGCQTTGNNLGGVEYDKAALGTLIGAAAGYGISKSNANSSRQNNRAAAIGAVLGAAGGLYLDQKEKKLREQMAGTGVEVGRNPDGSVQLIMPGSITFDTNKSNIKPNFYATLDKVAQTLAEDNKSAILVTGYTDNTGNDSINIPLSQARAQSVKNYLAGKGVPSSRIDAQGYGSSNPIADNSTASGREQNRRVEISIYAKQ, from the coding sequence ATGCGTGCATTAGTTATTTCAACAGTGGTAGGGGCAGCAGTAGTACTTTCTGGTTGTCAAACAACAGGTAATAACCTTGGTGGCGTTGAATACGATAAAGCCGCATTAGGTACTTTGATCGGCGCAGCAGCTGGCTACGGTATTTCTAAATCAAATGCAAACTCTAGCCGTCAAAACAACCGTGCTGCGGCAATTGGTGCAGTTCTTGGTGCAGCTGGCGGTTTATATCTTGACCAAAAAGAGAAAAAATTACGCGAACAAATGGCTGGTACTGGTGTAGAAGTAGGCCGTAACCCAGATGGTTCTGTTCAATTGATCATGCCTGGTAGCATTACTTTTGATACTAACAAATCAAACATCAAGCCAAACTTCTATGCAACTTTGGACAAAGTAGCTCAAACATTGGCTGAAGATAACAAGAGCGCGATTTTAGTTACTGGTTATACAGATAACACTGGTAATGACTCTATTAACATCCCATTATCTCAAGCGCGTGCTCAATCAGTTAAAAACTATTTAGCTGGTAAAGGTGTTCCATCTAGCCGTATCGATGCACAAGGTTATGGTTCTTCTAACCCAATCGCAGACAACTCAACTGCTTCTGGTCGTGAACAAAACCGCCGTGTAGAAATCAGCATTTATGCTAAACAATAA
- the rep gene encoding DNA helicase Rep — translation MSSASQLNNKQEEAMKYTQGPLLVLAGAGSGKTSVITRKIAYLVQHCRIPAHRITAMTFTNKAAREMKERVTKLLSREEAKGLSVSTFHTFGLNLLRLELKNLPLKANFSILDADDCKRILMDLMHRDNLSGAESKELIAKAMKKISDWKNDLILPEQAHSTCETPEDVQFAHLYQLYERNLRAYNAVDFDDLIVMPTRLLQENAEVRDKWQNRVRYLLVDEYQDTNTAQYILVKLLVGVMGQFTAVGDDDQSIYAWRGAKPENMALLKQDFPNLHIIKLEQNYRSTSRILKAANCVIQNNPHIFDKKLWSDKGHGEVIRIITCRNDDDEAERVVKDLLTHKLMNGKNWKDYAVLYRGNFQARVLETQLRQMQIPYKLSGGTSFFARAEIKDVMSYLRLIINPEDDSAFLRIINTPKRAIGPVTLEKLGLFAQENNLSLLGASSDQRLSMVLPKKAETQLHEFADFISTFTRELLEDDEPVPKVRQMMNEAGYIDYIREQSATPAQEKSKLDNIENLFSSIQNLINRAEDVDEKNIESVIRKLVLLDMLEQQQEEEDTDKVNLLTLHAAKGLEFPYVYIMGLEEELLPHKNSIAAETIEEERRLMYVGITRARQGLTLTLAEQRKNGGQMKQMTPSRFLDELPQDELEWLGRKKKIAANVDPKEQAQQYLANLKALLKR, via the coding sequence ATGTCATCTGCCAGTCAACTGAACAACAAGCAAGAAGAAGCCATGAAATATACTCAAGGCCCTTTATTGGTGCTTGCTGGCGCTGGTTCAGGTAAAACATCGGTAATTACGCGTAAAATTGCCTATTTGGTGCAACATTGCCGTATTCCTGCACATCGTATTACAGCGATGACCTTTACCAATAAAGCTGCACGTGAAATGAAAGAGCGTGTCACCAAGCTTTTATCACGTGAAGAAGCAAAAGGTTTGTCCGTTTCGACCTTCCATACTTTTGGTTTAAATCTTTTACGTTTAGAACTTAAAAATTTACCTTTAAAAGCTAATTTTTCGATTTTGGATGCGGATGACTGTAAACGTATTTTGATGGATTTGATGCATCGCGATAATTTATCGGGTGCAGAGAGTAAAGAACTAATTGCCAAGGCAATGAAGAAAATTTCAGATTGGAAAAACGATCTGATTTTGCCTGAGCAAGCACATTCGACGTGTGAAACACCTGAAGACGTCCAGTTTGCCCATCTTTATCAACTTTATGAACGTAATTTACGTGCTTACAATGCAGTTGACTTTGATGACCTCATTGTTATGCCAACCCGCTTATTGCAAGAAAATGCAGAAGTACGTGACAAATGGCAAAACCGTGTTCGTTACTTGCTAGTGGATGAGTATCAAGATACCAACACCGCGCAATATATTTTGGTGAAACTACTAGTTGGCGTAATGGGGCAGTTTACAGCCGTAGGTGATGATGACCAATCGATTTATGCATGGCGTGGGGCTAAGCCTGAAAACATGGCTTTGCTTAAACAGGATTTCCCAAATCTTCATATTATTAAGCTTGAACAAAATTACCGCTCGACCAGCCGTATTTTGAAAGCTGCGAACTGTGTAATTCAAAATAACCCGCATATTTTTGATAAAAAATTGTGGAGTGATAAAGGGCATGGTGAGGTCATCAGAATTATTACCTGTCGTAATGATGATGATGAAGCAGAACGTGTAGTCAAAGACTTACTGACTCACAAACTTATGAATGGTAAGAACTGGAAAGATTACGCTGTATTGTACCGTGGTAACTTTCAGGCGCGTGTATTGGAAACACAACTTCGCCAAATGCAGATTCCGTACAAACTCTCTGGCGGTACATCGTTCTTCGCTCGTGCAGAAATTAAAGATGTAATGAGTTATTTACGTCTTATTATTAACCCAGAAGATGACAGTGCTTTCTTACGTATTATTAATACGCCTAAACGTGCGATTGGCCCAGTTACTCTTGAGAAGTTAGGCTTATTTGCACAAGAAAATAATTTGTCTTTACTTGGTGCTTCTTCTGACCAGCGCTTAAGTATGGTGCTTCCTAAAAAGGCAGAAACTCAATTGCATGAGTTTGCTGACTTTATCTCGACGTTTACACGTGAGCTGTTGGAAGATGATGAGCCTGTGCCTAAAGTTCGTCAAATGATGAATGAAGCGGGTTATATCGACTATATTCGTGAGCAGTCCGCAACGCCTGCGCAAGAGAAAAGTAAGCTCGATAATATCGAGAACTTGTTTAGTAGTATTCAAAACTTAATTAATCGTGCTGAAGATGTTGATGAAAAGAACATTGAAAGTGTGATTCGAAAACTAGTCTTGCTTGATATGTTAGAGCAACAGCAAGAGGAAGAAGACACTGATAAAGTGAACTTACTTACTCTACATGCTGCTAAAGGTTTGGAATTCCCATATGTCTATATTATGGGTCTTGAAGAAGAGCTGTTGCCGCATAAGAACTCGATTGCTGCTGAAACTATTGAAGAAGAACGCCGTCTTATGTACGTGGGAATTACCCGTGCACGTCAAGGCTTAACTTTGACTTTGGCAGAGCAGCGTAAAAATGGTGGTCAAATGAAACAGATGACCCCAAGCCGTTTCCTCGATGAGCTTCCGCAAGATGAGCTCGAATGGTTAGGGCGTAAAAAGAAAATTGCAGCAAATGTTGATCCTAAAGAACAGGCTCAACAATATTTGGCAAATTTAAAAGCTTTATTAAAGCGTTAA
- the dut gene encoding dUTP diphosphatase, with translation MKVQVKLLDPRLGKEWPLPSYATAGSAGLDLRACLDEAIEIEPGQTVLVKTGMAIYIHDVNFAGLILPRSGLGHKHGIVLGNLVGLIDSDYQGELMVSVWNRGQTTFRLEPGERLAQYVLVPVVQAEFEQVEEFEETLRGAGGFGHTGKQ, from the coding sequence ATGAAAGTTCAAGTTAAATTGCTCGATCCGCGTTTAGGTAAAGAGTGGCCTTTACCTTCATATGCAACAGCAGGGTCAGCAGGTTTAGATTTACGTGCCTGTTTAGATGAAGCAATTGAGATTGAACCAGGTCAAACTGTTTTGGTTAAAACAGGTATGGCAATTTATATTCATGATGTGAATTTTGCTGGTTTAATTCTACCGCGTTCAGGTTTAGGTCATAAACACGGTATCGTGCTTGGCAACTTAGTTGGTTTGATTGATTCGGATTATCAAGGTGAGTTGATGGTTTCAGTGTGGAACCGTGGTCAAACCACTTTCCGTTTAGAACCAGGTGAGCGTTTAGCACAGTATGTTCTAGTTCCAGTAGTTCAGGCTGAATTTGAGCAAGTAGAGGAATTTGAAGAAACTTTACGTGGCGCAGGCGGCTTTGGTCACACTGGTAAACAATAA
- a CDS encoding phosphomannomutase/phosphoglucomutase, which yields MNVRHSFPKNIFRAYDIRGKLSYLTTDVVRSIAYGLAQQYKQAEQTQLIIGYDARLTSPAYAHLIEEILLEQGLNVTNIGCCSTPMMYYIAREFGGNGIMVTASHNPKSDNGIKWILRGEPPSPEMIQQVGEFAQTYVPTHTISLLELSTPQFNSEFCKKYQQAIFNDIQLKRPLKVVLDGLHGSAGHCSKLVLEKMGCEVIALRTTPNGEFPDHAPDPSHAAHLKELRKTIIEQGADIGIALDGDGDRVVLLDEKANILTADRLLSLFAQMCLEQQPDKEIVFDVKCSLMVQRTVERLGGKPKMIRTGSSFLRAYLSQSNGNAIFGGEYAGHYVFNDGRGFGYDDGLYAALRVMEYFTESSATTISDLFSNYPERCCTEDTYIGTHQSDPKHVLQDIEILSHRLGARISKIDGVRLDFDDGFGIIRASNTGEYFTVRFDADNPLRLKEIQQKFIDMLQERYPQIAQELSEA from the coding sequence ATGAATGTAAGACACTCATTTCCAAAAAATATTTTCCGTGCTTACGATATTAGAGGCAAACTTTCTTATTTAACTACGGACGTCGTCCGTTCAATTGCCTATGGATTGGCACAACAATATAAACAAGCAGAACAAACTCAGCTGATTATTGGTTATGATGCGCGCCTGACGAGTCCAGCTTATGCGCATTTAATCGAAGAGATATTATTAGAGCAGGGTTTAAATGTTACAAATATTGGTTGTTGCTCAACCCCGATGATGTACTACATTGCACGGGAGTTTGGTGGTAATGGCATAATGGTAACAGCTAGCCATAATCCTAAATCAGATAATGGTATTAAATGGATTTTAAGAGGTGAACCTCCATCTCCTGAAATGATCCAGCAAGTAGGTGAATTTGCGCAAACTTATGTACCTACTCATACAATTTCATTATTAGAATTATCAACTCCTCAATTTAATTCAGAATTTTGTAAAAAATACCAACAAGCAATCTTTAACGATATTCAACTCAAGCGTCCTTTAAAAGTTGTATTAGATGGCCTGCATGGATCGGCAGGGCATTGCTCAAAACTCGTACTTGAAAAAATGGGTTGTGAAGTCATTGCTTTACGTACAACTCCAAATGGTGAGTTCCCTGATCATGCACCAGACCCTTCACATGCTGCGCATTTAAAAGAACTACGTAAAACGATTATTGAACAGGGGGCAGATATTGGTATTGCCCTTGATGGTGATGGCGACCGTGTCGTATTGCTTGATGAAAAAGCCAATATACTTACTGCTGACCGTTTATTGTCACTATTTGCACAAATGTGTCTGGAGCAGCAACCAGACAAAGAAATTGTATTTGATGTGAAATGCTCGCTCATGGTTCAAAGAACCGTAGAACGACTTGGTGGTAAACCCAAAATGATTCGCACGGGAAGTAGCTTCCTCCGCGCGTATTTATCTCAATCAAATGGTAACGCTATTTTTGGGGGCGAATACGCGGGTCATTATGTATTTAATGATGGGCGTGGTTTTGGGTATGACGATGGTTTGTACGCTGCATTACGTGTAATGGAATATTTCACCGAGTCGAGTGCGACAACAATTTCTGATTTATTTTCTAATTATCCTGAAAGATGCTGTACTGAAGATACTTATATTGGTACCCATCAGTCCGACCCTAAACATGTACTACAAGATATTGAAATTTTAAGCCATCGTTTAGGTGCTCGAATTAGTAAAATTGATGGCGTACGTCTTGATTTTGATGATGGTTTTGGCATTATTCGAGCATCAAATACAGGTGAGTATTTTACCGTAAGATTTGACGCTGATAATCCTTTACGTTTAAAGGAAATCCAGCAAAAATTTATTGATATGTTGCAAGAGCGTTATCCGCAAATTGCACAAGAACTTTCTGAGGCCTAA
- the argB gene encoding acetylglutamate kinase, giving the protein MPQDQHLGVDKAKILIEALPYIQRFSGKTLVVKYGGNAMTDPELESSFARDIVLLKTVGLNPIVVHGGGPQVDSFLKQLGRESDRIDGMRVTDEATMEVVEMVLGGSVNKSIVNLINKHGGRAIGLTGQDGNLLRARKLLMEKQEEDGSIKHIDLGMVGEVTGVKTDVLEMFTQSDFIPVIAPLGVDEKGNTYNINADLVAGKVAEALGAEKLILLTNISGVLDENKNLLTGLTTQEVDRLIETGVIYGGMIPKVGCALDAVKGGVVSAHIVDGRVPHATLLEIFTDHGVGTLISNRTQTTH; this is encoded by the coding sequence ATGCCACAAGATCAGCATCTCGGCGTCGACAAAGCAAAAATCTTGATTGAAGCTTTGCCATATATTCAACGTTTTTCTGGTAAGACGCTGGTGGTGAAATACGGTGGTAATGCGATGACTGATCCTGAATTGGAAAGTTCATTTGCCCGCGATATCGTTTTACTTAAAACTGTGGGTTTAAACCCGATTGTTGTGCATGGCGGTGGCCCACAAGTTGACTCTTTCTTAAAGCAATTAGGACGTGAGTCTGACCGTATTGATGGTATGCGTGTGACCGATGAAGCTACGATGGAAGTGGTTGAAATGGTCCTAGGCGGTAGCGTAAACAAATCTATTGTTAATTTGATTAATAAACACGGCGGCCGTGCAATTGGCTTGACTGGTCAAGATGGCAACCTATTACGTGCCCGTAAATTATTAATGGAAAAACAAGAAGAGGACGGTTCTATCAAACATATCGATTTAGGTATGGTTGGTGAGGTGACCGGGGTTAAAACTGACGTATTAGAGATGTTTACTCAAAGCGACTTTATTCCTGTTATTGCTCCATTAGGTGTTGATGAAAAAGGTAATACTTACAATATTAATGCTGACTTGGTGGCTGGGAAGGTCGCAGAAGCATTAGGCGCAGAAAAATTAATTCTGCTGACTAATATTAGTGGCGTATTAGATGAAAACAAAAACCTTTTAACCGGTTTAACGACACAAGAAGTTGACCGTTTAATCGAAACAGGCGTAATTTACGGTGGAATGATTCCTAAAGTAGGCTGTGCGCTTGACGCTGTAAAAGGTGGTGTTGTGAGCGCACATATTGTTGACGGACGTGTACCGCACGCAACATTACTTGAAATCTTTACAGATCACGGGGTTGGTACGCTTATTTCTAACCGTACACAAACAACTCACTAA
- a CDS encoding GNAT family N-acetyltransferase: protein MLEKFNQYRQTWTLPLNRHKANNQTQFRFEWVDNLKELQDVQRFRAQQFSKQFGIQFEDNLDQDIYDFGCEHAVLREKWTGEIVAYTRLKLFQGHEIGQSYSANEFDIVPHLSHLPNVLEIGRTCVHPRFRNGKALSTLWLNLAPKVLWSMRAKYLMGCVSIHLQDNLARAYYTHRQIQQLPDTKTIDIRSKKIYEPEYPEFSFPQDERMPKLFQMYLSMQSKLSKDAFFDAEFNCLDYFVFLEVNKIATSFVMNKMAQR, encoded by the coding sequence ATGCTGGAAAAATTTAATCAATATCGCCAAACCTGGACTTTACCTTTAAATCGCCATAAGGCTAACAATCAAACACAATTCCGCTTTGAATGGGTTGATAATTTAAAAGAATTACAAGATGTACAACGGTTTCGTGCACAACAATTTAGTAAACAATTCGGCATTCAATTTGAAGATAATTTAGATCAAGATATTTACGATTTTGGCTGTGAGCATGCTGTATTAAGAGAAAAATGGACAGGAGAGATTGTTGCTTATACACGACTTAAGCTCTTTCAAGGCCACGAAATAGGGCAAAGTTACAGTGCTAATGAGTTTGACATTGTTCCACACTTGTCGCATTTGCCAAATGTATTAGAGATAGGGCGTACTTGTGTACATCCACGTTTTCGTAATGGTAAGGCACTTTCAACATTATGGCTGAATCTTGCACCTAAAGTATTGTGGTCAATGCGTGCTAAATATTTGATGGGATGTGTCAGTATTCATCTGCAAGATAATTTGGCTAGAGCGTACTATACACACCGTCAAATTCAGCAATTACCGGACACTAAAACCATCGATATTCGTTCTAAGAAAATCTATGAACCTGAATATCCGGAGTTTAGTTTCCCTCAAGATGAGCGGATGCCGAAACTATTCCAAATGTATTTGAGTATGCAGTCTAAATTATCTAAAGATGCCTTCTTTGATGCTGAATTTAACTGTCTCGATTACTTTGTATTTT